The following proteins are co-located in the Cryptococcus neoformans var. grubii H99 chromosome 1, complete sequence genome:
- a CDS encoding kinesin, with protein MDNNSIQIAVRVRPWHPEKELPFVQRPSTQPFFQGDGNFGQLPPKAAAGSLREVVDVIDHRMLDFDKPLEEPGKRGTFVMGRRYKNRKYVFDQVFGMGAEQEEVFTKTAKPLLPGVLDGYNATVFAYGATGCGKTHTISGTEEQPGIIIRTMRELFDLVEETKDKYDTYFEMSMVEIYNETIRDLLGDDYPNCPYGGLKLLENEKERVTIDKVTLKRPTSVEEVMSLVMLGNDRRSTSFTERNSVSSRSHLVLQINVGRNERGTDIDVANSIVRQCSTSATLSIIDLAGSEKASVNRGQRMKEGANINKSLLALSGCISALCQRPVRGVRVHVPYRDSKLTRLLKFSLGGNCRTVMINCISPSSKDIEETNNTLLWADKAKKVSTKVSRNTAGVELRTAQWLQKIVTLEETIKTLRSQLDNSHNAKSGLQQKRLEKARTESREELGKVEAELDALLPIIVEGSEMEALWSASVLQVEALEARLQDITVEVKDGRSEEDAKKEKDHLRSLILQQDDAFRFNHEIQAGIQNKSLKYITLTNLLKKAEEKMFGEDIEEALYQHQLKVAEHKAHTARSVAAARERGLRDYISQQAEALAKAASAFSRFSNQLQSEIIAVQSMQSGDDLASVKSRLLALGNQVDQSTAALFGKSHSLPAAPSQHRLPVSLAAPSPRRVSIGRHAPSPMRASHNASPKSVLRKNLFGGMSVPEKAIEVKPRQIRWPDETGEGKIDDRSIAPDCPVFSSPGSGGENSALEEETNHVSMIPSSLRPASSTTSCASASPVPSTSNISASEEIPAWKQMRMARGLISQSGDSVGGNLSFDSKSPTSGSSRAGSVGSSAKPGRPGPLSEMSIQTSAQPNPPSSSSTSSLLKPTASSAAKANGSSAFANVKIAMPASATAGTMLPPPVPLHRRDSMIGPDRHGRPKQRLSMIPGHAEASFSGVGKGLPSGGLSALSGGARIVSNDNKRRMSVQAGSVGSTYSPPVRAPSISSRPSLSNLRGAASSGDTSVSTSRGLSTRSSTSRLNVGDVSALGPLPRPSLSTRYSMNRLNSAVTIGEGGSKPVWR; from the exons ATGGACAACAACTCCATTCAGATTGCGG TCCGTGTGCGACCATGGCACCCTGAAAAGGAATTACCTTTCGTTCAAAGACCTTCTACACAACCTTTTTTccaaggagatgggaaCTTTGGCCAACTTCCACCGAAAGCTGCTGCCGGATCATTGCGAGAGGTTGTGG ATGTCATTGATCATAGAATGCTTGATTTCGACAAACCTTTAGAGGAGccagggaagagaggaacTTTTGTCATGGGACGTAGATACAAAAATAGAAA ATACGTGTTTGATCAAGTTTTTGGGATGGGCGCTGAACAAGAGGAAGTATTTACCAAAACAGCCAAGCCCCTACTTCCGGGCGTTCTAGATGGCTATAACGCTACCGTATTTGCATATGGT GCTACAGGCTGTGGTAAAACCCACACCATCTCTGGTACCGAAGAACAGCCCGGTATAATCATCCGGACCATGCGAGAACTCTTTGATCTTGTGGAAGAGACCAAGGACAAGTATGACACATACTTTGAGATGTCTATGGTAGAGATCTACAACGAAACAATTCGAGATCTCCTGGGCGATGACTACCCTAACTGCCCATATGGAGGCTTGAAATTGCTGGAGaatgagaaggaaagagttACAATCGACAAAGTCACCTTGAAACGGCCGACGTCAGTGGAAGAGGTCATGTCGTTGGTAATGCTGGGAAACGACAGAAGAAGTACTTCATTCACCGAGCGGAATTCTGTGTCCTCTAGATCACATCTCGTCCTCCAGATCAATGTTGGCAGGAATGAGAGGGGGACAGACATTGATGTCGCCAACTCCATTGTCAGACAATGTTCAACTTCTGCAACCCTTTCGATCATTGATTTGGCTGGAAGTGAAAAGGCTTCAGTCAATAGAGGGCAGCGAATGAAAGAAGGCGCCAACATCAACAAATCTCTCCTTGCATTAAGTGGCTGTATATCCGCCCTATGCCAGCGGCCAGTACGAGGGGTTCGAGTTCACGTTCCATATCGAGACAGCAAGCTCACTCGACTGCTCAAATTTTCCCTTGGGGGTAACTGCCGCACAGTTATGATCAACTGTATCTCTCCGAGCTCAAAGGATATAGAAGAAACGAACAACACCCTTCTCTGGGCTGACAAAGCAAAGAAGGTGTCGACCAAAGTATCCCGCAATACTGCAGGTGTAGAACTTCGTACAGCCCAATGGTTGCAAAAGATTGTGACGCTCGAAGAGACAATTAAAACTTTGAGGTCTCAACTTGATAACAGCCATAACGCCAAATCAGGCTTGCAGCAGAAGCGACTGGAGAAGGCTAGAACGGAGTCACGAGAGGAGTTAGggaaagtggaggcagAGCTTGATGCACTCTTACCGATTATTGTGGAAGGGTCGGAGATGGAGGCTTTATGGAGCGCTTCTGTTCTGCAAGTAGAGGCGCTGGAGGCTCGCTTGCAAGACATCACGGTGGAAGTGAAAGATGGGagatcagaagaagatgccaagaaggaaaaggaccATCTGCGCTCTCTTATCTTACAGCAAGATGATGCGTTTAGGTTCAATCATGAAATTCAAGCTGGCATTCAGAACAAAAGTCTCAAATACATTACCCTCACCAACTTGCTCAAGAAggcagaagagaaaatgTTTGGGGAGGACATTGAAGAAGCGTTATATCAACACCAATTGAAGGTAGCAGAGCACAAGGCGCATACCGCCAGGAGCGTCGCAGCAGCTAGGGAGCGAGGCCTCAGAGATTACATCTCACAGCAAGCAGAGGCTCTAGCTAAAGCCGCTTCAGCCTTCTCCAGATTCTCAAATCAGCTTCAATCGGAGATCATTGCCGTCCAATCCATGCAGTCAGGCGACGATCTAGCATCTGTCAAGAGTAGACTCCTTGCTCTGGGGAATCAAGTCGATCAAAGTACAGCTGCACTATTTGGGAAGAGCCATTCACTGCCTGCCGCCCCTTCTCAACATCGCTTACCTGTGTCACTGGCTGCTCCATCTCCACGGCGAGTATCCATTGGCCGGCATGCCCCTTCCCCCATGCGTGCATCTCACAATGCCTCCCCCAAGAGTGTTCTCCGAAAGAATTTGTTTGGTGGAATGTCGGTGCCTGAAAAAGCAATCGAGGTCAAACCTAGGCAGATTCGTTGGCCAGATGAGACTGGAGAGGGCAAAATCGACGACAGATCCATCGCTCCTGACTGTCCCGTTTTCTCAAGTCCAGGAAGTGGCGGTGAAAATAGcgctttggaagaagagaccaATCATGTCTCTATgattccttcttctttaaggccagcttcttccactACATCATGCGCTTCAGCATCTCCAGTTCCTTCAACCTCAAATATCAGCGCAAGTGAAGAGATCCCAGCATGGAAgcagatgaggatggcTCGAGGTTTAATTTCGCAGTCTGGCGACAGTGTTGGGGGAAACCTAAGTTTTGACTCAAAATCTCCCACTTCGGGCTCTAGCCGTGCTGGCTCTGTGGGCTCATCAGCCAAGCCTGGTCGACCGGGCCCTTTGTCCGAGATGTCCATTCAAACTTCTGCTCAACCAaatcctccttcctcttcatccacttccAGCCTCTTGAAGCCCACAGCATCATCGGCTGCTAAAGCCAATGGTTCTTCTGCTTTCGCTAACGTCAAAATCGCTATGCCTGCATCAGCGACTGCCGGAACAATGCTCCCTCCTCCGGTGCCGCTACACAGACGAGACTCGATGATTGGTCCCGACAGACATGGCAGGCCGAAACAGAGGTTGAGTATGATCCCTGGTCACGCCGAAGCATCCTTCTCTGGTGTGGGAAAGGGTTTACCGAGTGGTGGGTTGTCGGCCTTGTCCGGCGGAGCGCGTATAGTTAGCAACGAtaacaagaggagaatgTCTGTGCAAG CTGGATCTGTGGGTAGTACCTATTCCCCTCCTGTTAGAGCACcatccatttcttctcgtccttctctGAGTAATCTCCGTGGTGCCGCTTCTTCTGGAGATACTTCTGTTTCGACGTCTCGAGGGCTGTCTACGCGGTCATCAACGAGTCGACTGAACGTGGGAGATGTCTCCGCCCTCGGTCCACTCCCTAGGCCCAGTCTGAGCACCAGATATTCAATGAATAGGCTGAATTCTGCTGTAACCATTGGGGAGGGTGGGAGTAAACCGGTATGGAGATGA
- a CDS encoding glutamate carboxypeptidase, translating into MADPKFLQYVDDHKDDYINRLSKAVSIPSVSGNLSYVKDVEAMGDFLLEQLTSLGVNAEKRAIGTHTLEGKEVDLPPVIIGQIGQDPKKKTLLVYGHYDVQPALLEDGWLYPPFELTPDPNGSGRLYGRGSTDDKGPVMGWLNVLEAHKKLGIELPVNLKVCFEGMEENGSVNLDKFIESEKDKFFAGVDCMCISDNYWLDTKTPCLTYGLRGINYYEIKISGPDRDLHSGVFGGTVHEPMTDLVALMSRLVTPDGQILVSGVKDLIAPVTDDERAKFEAIHFEMQDIHAAVGGEVTISDDTVKTLMGRMRNPSLSLHGIEGAFSAPGSKTVIPCCVKGKFSIRLVPNLTVASVTDLVVKYVEEEFKKLGSKNKMEVYLTHGGEPWIADPNHYSYRAAHKATESVYGQVPDYTREGGSIPVTLDFANILNLNVLLLPVGRGDDGAHSTNEKIDTDNYIRGTKLLGTYMYELAAAQA; encoded by the exons ATGGCCGATCCCAAGTTCCTCCAGTACGTCGACGACCACAAGGACGACTACATCAACAGGCTCTCAAAGGCCGTGTCCATTCCCTC CGTCTCCGGAAACCTTAG CTACGTCAAGGATGTCGAGGCTATGGGCGATTTCCTCCTCGAACAGCTTACTTCCCTTGGTGTCAATGCAGAGAAGCGGGCTATTGGCACCCACACCCTTGAGGGCAAGGAGGTTGACCTCCCTCCTGTCATCATCGGCCAAATTGGCCAAGACCCCAAGAAG AAAACCCTCCTCGTCTACGGCCACTACGACGTCCAACCCGCATTGCTCGAAGACGGCTGGCTCTACCCTCCGTTTGAGCTCACCCCGGATCCCAACGGCAGTGGCCGACTCTACGGCCGTGGCTCAACGGATGACAAGGGTCCTGTCATGGGCTGGTTGAACGTTCTCGAGGCGCATAAGAAGCTTGGTATTGAGCTTCCTGTCAATCTCAAAGTCTGTTTTGAGGGTATGGAGGAGAATGGTTCTGTCAACCTTGACAAGTTTATTGAATCTGAAAAGGACAAGTTCTTCGCCGGTGTTGACTGCATGTGCATTTCTG ACAACTACTGGCTTGACACCAAGACCCCGTGTCTCACTTATGGTCTCAGAGGTATCAACTATTACGAGATCAAGATTTCTGGGCCTGACAGGGATCTCCACTCTGGTGTCTTTGGCGGTACCGTCCACGAACCGATGACGGACCTTGTCGCTCTCA TGTCCAGGCTTGTTACTCCCGACGGCCAGATCCTCGTTAGCGGTGTCAAGGACCTCATCGCCCCTGTCACCGACGATGAGCGAGCCAAGTTTGAAGCTATCCATTTCGAGATGCAAGATATTCATGCTGCTGTCGGTGGTGAAGTCACCATCTCGGACGATACCGTTAAGACT CTCatgggaaggatgaggaacCCTTCATTGTCTTTGCACGGTATTGAAGGTGCCTTTT CCGCCCCTGGTTCCAAGACTGTGATTCCCTGCTGTGTCAAGG GCAAATTCTCTATCCGTCTTGTACCCAACCTCACTGTCGCCAGCGTCACCGACCTTGTCGTCAAGTAcgttgaggaagagttCAAGAAACTTGGTTCCAAGAACAAGATGGAGGTGTATCTTACTCATGGCGGTGAGCCTTGGATT GCTGACCCCAAC CACTACTCTTATCGTGCGGCGCACAAGGCTACCGAATCTGTTTACGGCCAAGTGCCTGATTACACCCGTGAAGGCGGTTCCATCCCTGTCACTCTCGACTTTGCCAACATTCTCAACCTCAATGTCCTCCTGTTGCCTGTCGGAAGGGGTGATGACGGAGCTCATTCCACCAACGAGAAGATTGACACTGACAACTACATCCGA GGCACCAAACTTCTTGGAACTTATATGTACGAGCTTGCTGCGGCTCAGGCCTGA
- a CDS encoding glutamate carboxypeptidase, variant gives MLTAVGSYVKDVEAMGDFLLEQLTSLGVNAEKRAIGTHTLEGKEVDLPPVIIGQIGQDPKKKTLLVYGHYDVQPALLEDGWLYPPFELTPDPNGSGRLYGRGSTDDKGPVMGWLNVLEAHKKLGIELPVNLKVCFEGMEENGSVNLDKFIESEKDKFFAGVDCMCISDNYWLDTKTPCLTYGLRGINYYEIKISGPDRDLHSGVFGGTVHEPMTDLVALMSRLVTPDGQILVSGVKDLIAPVTDDERAKFEAIHFEMQDIHAAVGGEVTISDDTVKTLMGRMRNPSLSLHGIEGAFSAPGSKTVIPCCVKGKFSIRLVPNLTVASVTDLVVKYVEEEFKKLGSKNKMEVYLTHGGEPWIADPNHYSYRAAHKATESVYGQVPDYTREGGSIPVTLDFANILNLNVLLLPVGRGDDGAHSTNEKIDTDNYIRGTKLLGTYMYELAAAQA, from the exons ATGCTAACAGCTGTGGGCAGCTACGTCAAGGATGTCGAGGCTATGGGCGATTTCCTCCTCGAACAGCTTACTTCCCTTGGTGTCAATGCAGAGAAGCGGGCTATTGGCACCCACACCCTTGAGGGCAAGGAGGTTGACCTCCCTCCTGTCATCATCGGCCAAATTGGCCAAGACCCCAAGAAG AAAACCCTCCTCGTCTACGGCCACTACGACGTCCAACCCGCATTGCTCGAAGACGGCTGGCTCTACCCTCCGTTTGAGCTCACCCCGGATCCCAACGGCAGTGGCCGACTCTACGGCCGTGGCTCAACGGATGACAAGGGTCCTGTCATGGGCTGGTTGAACGTTCTCGAGGCGCATAAGAAGCTTGGTATTGAGCTTCCTGTCAATCTCAAAGTCTGTTTTGAGGGTATGGAGGAGAATGGTTCTGTCAACCTTGACAAGTTTATTGAATCTGAAAAGGACAAGTTCTTCGCCGGTGTTGACTGCATGTGCATTTCTG ACAACTACTGGCTTGACACCAAGACCCCGTGTCTCACTTATGGTCTCAGAGGTATCAACTATTACGAGATCAAGATTTCTGGGCCTGACAGGGATCTCCACTCTGGTGTCTTTGGCGGTACCGTCCACGAACCGATGACGGACCTTGTCGCTCTCA TGTCCAGGCTTGTTACTCCCGACGGCCAGATCCTCGTTAGCGGTGTCAAGGACCTCATCGCCCCTGTCACCGACGATGAGCGAGCCAAGTTTGAAGCTATCCATTTCGAGATGCAAGATATTCATGCTGCTGTCGGTGGTGAAGTCACCATCTCGGACGATACCGTTAAGACT CTCatgggaaggatgaggaacCCTTCATTGTCTTTGCACGGTATTGAAGGTGCCTTTT CCGCCCCTGGTTCCAAGACTGTGATTCCCTGCTGTGTCAAGG GCAAATTCTCTATCCGTCTTGTACCCAACCTCACTGTCGCCAGCGTCACCGACCTTGTCGTCAAGTAcgttgaggaagagttCAAGAAACTTGGTTCCAAGAACAAGATGGAGGTGTATCTTACTCATGGCGGTGAGCCTTGGATT GCTGACCCCAAC CACTACTCTTATCGTGCGGCGCACAAGGCTACCGAATCTGTTTACGGCCAAGTGCCTGATTACACCCGTGAAGGCGGTTCCATCCCTGTCACTCTCGACTTTGCCAACATTCTCAACCTCAATGTCCTCCTGTTGCCTGTCGGAAGGGGTGATGACGGAGCTCATTCCACCAACGAGAAGATTGACACTGACAACTACATCCGA GGCACCAAACTTCTTGGAACTTATATGTACGAGCTTGCTGCGGCTCAGGCCTGA
- a CDS encoding DNA repair protein REV1, which translates to MLTPENKPAGKDPDPSSSFPISSPSFWAEAATISIPPVDHKRPRSSPAEANTGEASSRVQDNSPLSKRPRTSTKSPDHGLTFLPNPQDIDPDDPQAYLANPEYAPNRFGDIGDYMRKKEIKVQAQNASIAASAASGILPQIFTGLSFYINGNTQPSMEQLRKLLLQRGGTVYPVLRNKTMVDYIIAPVLTLKKHEEFKRHKVVKEGWVVESCQQDKLLDWRKWRLQPDGGRTGMGTKGLESFFAQGSKAKQDLGGPPEELSNDPIDTKLAAPVDEDTERNTPSDVINVTPTKPIPMQLQRLLTPRKQPHAPIPISPGQPPPSPTSPAPVSPKIQKPEGAWEHYYNKESNEHAAKALQSDTWRAQNTAEQGNAGGFIDGYYQNSRLHHLSTWKAELKVLVRDAQKRSEEALAKATVKELAEGGEERDQAVHSLAKSILPSIPLPAVPSDSANRVIFHVDFDAFFVSCGLATRPYLKGKPTVVCHSSGKGAGSTSEIASCSYEAREKGVRNGMSLGRARELVGSDLRTMPYEFETYKRFSLAFYTVLMAYADELQAVSVDEALIDVTGHVAARAALPQETAVGEKGEERDPAVELAEKIRDDVREVTDGCEVSIGIAHNILLAKLATRHAKPAGVYHLISEAIPSFIHRLSVEEFPSVGYSTKSKIEAAFKTTKAGELLNISKGRWKSVLGEKTGEMMWGYLRGIDLRKLEGDKVRKSVSAEMNYGIRFQTQGQAEQYVRDLAAEVSKRMKNVGVKGRQITLKLLKRHPDAPVEPPKFLGHGWCETYNRSSTLSTPGGGPTDDPKVLGTEGVKLLGAMSIDPVELRGVGIQVTKLDTEGTGRGRVDRPTGQRTLNFAKQSKNDTEPVAGPSRLPAQTQNIEKDGLDAEFLAALPPSLASEVCRDHALNNSDATKPIAVQPSRTPPPEIISIPSSSPPVNAESPRSLRPPSPQADTSPEKAILKLRGPNEAAHIARQLRPKTKVQMKAGMVAEGPLFGAWSKARDKTVEVELDKTRYQKSTIVDLTNTSSPQGTGADIKAELDEDQIVPGYTLAYLRSLGIDPDVLLALPEAMRKEVIVQEEENARRRQALFQPGGRSRSRGTSTSVSPVKLGVVGGYRGRSTSRSIPPQQRQNVKIIKPPKPALMNSTELPDVLRTIELWIESREDSPPADKDATKVAAFLKKCLNDGEGKVGDGVEKVVEVLRWMRVIIKEKWGQDEGLNESVSEAGREWWRIWRQMRDEVNLICVKKFGAGLRI; encoded by the exons ATGCTCACGCCAGAGAATAAACCAGCCGGGAAGGATCCAgacccttcctcttccttccccatctcatctccttctttctggGCAGAAGCTGCCACCATCTCCATACCCCCAGTTGACCACAAGCGTCCTCGCTCCTCGCCGGCCGAAGCCAATACGGGGGAGGCTTCTTCTCGTGTACAGGATAACTCTCCATTGTCCAAACGGCCTCGCACTTCCACAAAATCACCAGATCATGGCTTAACATTTCTTCCTAATCCCCAGGACATTGACCCTGATGATCCACAGGCTTACTTGGCGAACCCGGAGTATGCACCTAACAGGTTTGGGGATATAGGGGATTACATGCGCAAAAAGGAGATCAAAGTTCAAGCGCAGAATGCTAGCATTGCGGCCTCAGCAGCCTCTGGAATACTTCCTCAGATATTCACGGGATTATCATTTTATATCAACGGGAATACCCAGCCTTCAATGGAGCAATTGCGGAAGCTCTTGCTTCAACGTGGTGGGACCGTCTATCCAGTCTTAAGAAACAAAACAATGGTCGACTATATCATTGCACCTGTATTGACCTTGAAGAAACATGAAGAGTTTAAAAGGCACAAGGTGGTGAAAGAGGGATGGGTGGTTGAAAGTTGTCAGCAGGATAAGCTATTGGActggaggaaatggaggctGCAGCCTGATGGTGGAAGGACAGGAATGGGCACAAAAGGGTTAGAAAGCTTCTTTGCTCAAGGATCCAAAGCCAAACAGGATTTGGGGGGACCACCTGAGGAATTAAGTAACGATCCCATAGATACAAAATTGGCTGCTCCTGTGGATGAAGATACAGAACGTAACACGCCGTCAGATGTT ATCAATGTTACACCCACCAAGCCCATTCCCATGCAGCTTCAGCGCCTCTTAACCCCCCGCAAACAACCACACGCACCTATTCCTATCTCCCCTGGCCAgccaccaccatcccccACTTCTCCAGCACCGGTGTCTCCGAAAATCCAAAAGCCCGAAGGAGCATGGGAGCATTACTATAATAAGGAGTCTAACGAACACGCCGCAAAAGCCCTTCAGTCAGACACGTGGCGAGCACAAAATACCGCCGAGCAGGGAAATGCTGGAGGTTTCATTGATGGCTACTATCAAAACAGCAGACTGCACCATTTATCTACCTGGAAGGCTGAATTAAAGGTGCTTGTCAGGGATGCACAAAAGAGATCTGAAGAAGCTTTGGCGAAAGCTACGGTTAAGGAGCTTGCTGAAGGGGGTGAAGAACGCGATCAGGCCGTCCATTCCCTCGCCAAATCCATTTTGCCCtccattcctcttcctgcagTACCATCTGATTCCGCCAACAGAGTCATCTTTCATGTCGACTTCGATGCGTTTTTTGTCTCATGTGGTCTCGCGACCCGCCCGTACCTTAAGGGCAAGCCTACAGTAGTGTGTCACTCATCAGGAAAAGGCGCGGGAAGTACTTCTGAAATTGCAAGCTGTTCGTATGAAGCGAGGGAGAAAGGGGTTCGAAATGGGATGAGCTTGGGCAGGGCCAGAGAATTGGTAGGATCCGACCTCAGAACAATGCC ATACGAATTTGAAACATATAAAAGATTTTCATTAGCCTTTTACACCGTTTTGATGGCTTACGCCGACGAACTTCAGGCTGTGAGTGTTGATGAAGCACTCATTGATGTAACAGGTCACGTGGCGGCAAGAGCGGCGTTGCCACAGGAGACAGCTGttggagagaaaggagaggaaagggacCCGGCTGTTGAGCTGGCAGAAAAAATCAGAGATGATGTTAGGGAAGTCACAGATGGATGCGAAG TGAGCATCGGTATTGCTCATAACATTCTCCTTGCCAAGCTGGCAACGAGACATGCGAAGCCTGCTGGTGTCTACCATCTTATTTCAGAAGCCATACCTTCCTTTATCCATCGCCTTTCAGTTGAAGAATTCCCTTCTGTTGGATATTCTACCAAATCTAAAATAGAAGCGGCATTCAAAACAACAAAGGCTGGCGAACTATTGAATATAAGTaagggaagatggaagagtgTTCTAGGTGAGAAAACAGGTGAAATGATGTGGGGATACTTGAGGGGAATAGACTTGAGGAAGCTAGAAGGGGATAAGGTCAGGAAGAGCGTTAGTGCTGAAATGAAT TATGGAATACGATTTCAAACGCAAGGACAAGCTGAGCAATATGTTCGCGATCTGGCAGCCGAAGTGTCCAAGCGCATGAAGAACGTCGGGGTCAAGGGCAGGCAGATTACCCTTAAACTATTAAAGCGACATCCAGATGCGCCCGTAGAGCCGCCAAAG TTTCTGGGGCACGGATGGTGTGAAACATATAACCGCTCTTCTACCCTTTCTACTCCTGGCGGTGGACCAACGGATGATCCGAAAGTTTTGGGAACAGAGGGTGTAAAACTTCTGGGGGCCATGAGCATTGACCCTGTTGAATTAAGGGGAGTGGGTATACAGGTGACAAAACTTGATACTGAAGGAAcgggaagaggacgagttGATAGACCAACGGGACAAAGGACTCTCAATTTTGCAAAGCAGTCAAAGAATGACACAGAACCTGTAGCTGGTCCTTCTCGGCTTCCAGCGCAAACTCAGAATATAGAAAAAGATGGCTTGGATGCTGAATTTTTGGCAGCTTTACCgccttctcttgcttctgAAGTTTGCCGCGATCACGCACTTAACAATTCCGATGCCACGAAACCAATTGCTGTGCAGCCTTCCCGGACGCCGCCCCCGGAAATCATctccattccttcttctaGCCCTCCTGTCAACGCCGAGTCCCCACGCTCGCTTCgaccaccttctcctcaagcAGATACTTCGCCCGAAAAAGCCATCCTTAAGCTCAGAGGCCCCAATGAGGCTGCTCACATTGCACGCCAATTACGTCCTAAAACAAAGGTTCAGATGAAAGCGGGCATGGTGGCCGAGGGTCCGTTGTTCGGTGCATGGTCAAAGGCTCGAGACAAAACCGTTGAAGTCGAACTCGACAAAACTCGATACCAAAAGTCGACGATTGTCGATCTCACTAATACTTCGTCCCCGCAAGGTACGGGAGCCGACATCAAAGCGGAACTCGACGAGGACCAAATTGTTCCAGGGTATACTCTAGCCTACCTTCGCTCACTTGGAATCGATCCAGATGTCTTGCTAGCCCTCCCGGAGGCCATGCGCAAGGAAGTTATTGttcaagaggaagagaatgcACGGCGCCGACAAGCGCTCTTTCAACCTGGGGGTAGATCCAGGTCGAGAGGGACGAGTACTAGTGTCTCTCCTGTCAAATTGGGAGTTGTCGGCGGGTACAGAGGCCGTTCCACATCACGGTCAATCCCACCGCAGCAGAGACAAAATGTCAAGATCATTAAGCCCCCCAAACCCGCCCTCATGAACTCAACCGAGCTTCCCGATGTGCTCAGAACTATTGAATTATGGATCGAGTCCAGAGAAGATAGTCCGCCGGCAGACAAGGATGCTACTAAAGTGGCCGCATTTCTCAAAAAATGTTTGAATGATGGCGAGGGcaaggttggagatggagttgaGAAAGTCGTCGAGGTGttgagatggatgagggTGATCATAAAAGAGAAATGGGGACAGGATGAAGGATTAAATGAGAGTGTGAGCGAGGCTGGAAGGGAATGGTGGAGAATATGGAGGCAAATGAGGGATGAGGTGAACCTTATCTGTGTAAAGAAGTTTGGTGCGGGGTTGAGGATCTga
- a CDS encoding guanine nucleotide-binding protein subunit alpha, translated as MGCTQSTEDVAAKARSAEIDEQLKRDRANLRNEIKMLLLGAGESGKSTVLKQMRLIYNKPYDAEERDSYREIVYSNTVQSMRVLLEGVQFMDIPIDTSNQSRWELIMAAPPQIEGDVFPSKLTDAVAGLWKDYGVQQAFFRRNELQLNDSAPYYFDAIARIAQPNYMPTDQDILRARVKTTGITETHFKIGELTYKLFDVGGQRSERRKWLNIFDSVTALVFLIAISEYDQKLYEDESVNRMQEAMTLFESVANSRWFTKTSIILFLNKIDIFREKLPVSPLSNTFPEFRGGNDYDMACAFLLEKFVGLNNSPSKSIYAHYTDATDTKALKFVISAINDVIIQVNLRDCGLL; from the exons ATGGGCTGCACTCAATCTACCGAAGACGTGGCGGCTAAAGCGA GGAGCGCCGAAATCGACGAGCAGCTGAAGAGAGACCGTGCCAATTTGAGAAATGAGATCAAGATGCTTTTGCTGGGCGCAGGTGAATCAGGAAAGTCAACAGTCCTCAAGCAGATGCGTCTGATATACAACAA ACCGTACGATGCGGAAGAAAGGGACAGTTATCGCGAGATCGTCTACTCTAACACTGTCCAATCCATGCGAGTTCTTTTGGAAGGCGTTCAGTTTATGGACATCCCCATTGACACCTCAAATCAATCTCGATGGGAGCTTATCATGGCTGCACCACCTCAGATAGAAGGAGACGTCTTCCCTTCCAAGTTGACGGACGCGGTAGCTGGATTATGGAAAGATTACGGCGTGCAACAAGCGTTCTTTAGAAGGAATGAATTGCAATTGAACGATTCTGCACCATA CTACTTTGATGCTATTGCCAGAATCGCCCAACCAAACTACATGCCCACAGATCAGGACATATTACGGGCCAGAGTCAAGACCACCGGAATCAC CGAGACCCACTTCAAGATCGGAGAGCTAACTTACAAACTCTTCGATGTTGGAGGCCAACGGTCGGAACGACGGAAATGGCTGAATATCTTTGACTCAGTCACGGCACTCGTTTTCTTAATCGCTATCAGCGAAT ATGATCAAAAGCTGTACGAAGACGAGTCAGTCAATCGTATGCAAGAAGCCATGACACTCTTTGAATCCGTCGCCAACTCTCGATGGTTCACCAAGACCTCAATTATCCTCTTTCTTAACAAGATCGATATATTTCGCGAAAAGCTGCCAGTATCACCTTTATCAAATACTTTCCCCGAGTTCAGAGGAGGTAATGACTATGATATGGCTTGCGCTTTCTTGCTCGAGAAGTTTGTGGGGTTGAATAATAGCCCTTCAAAGAGTATCTATGCTCATTACACAGATGCCACCGATACCAAGGCTCTGAAGTTCGTCATATCTGCTATCAA CGACGTCATCATCCAGGTCAACCTTCGAGACTGCGGTCTTCTCTAA